From a single Sphingosinicellaceae bacterium genomic region:
- the cysK gene encoding cysteine synthase A, which yields MKAANILATIGNTPHIRMSKLFPDAEVWIKSERANPAGSIKDRIALAMVEAAEADGSLKPGGTIVEPTSGNTGIGLAMVAAVKGYKLVLVMPESMSLERRRLMLAYGASFALTPREKGMKGAIERAAEIVAATPGAWTPGQFENPANIDVHVRTTAQEILADFADSPPHALITGVGTGGHITGVAQALKPHFPEMKVFAVEPTLSPVISGGQPGPHAIQGIGAGFIPANLHTQLLDGVIQVDPADAKKMALRAAAEEGMLVGISSGATLQAIAQKLPELPAGARVLGFNYDTGERYLSVPDFLPTE from the coding sequence ATGAAAGCTGCAAATATCCTCGCCACTATCGGCAACACCCCGCACATCCGGATGTCGAAGCTGTTCCCCGACGCCGAGGTTTGGATCAAGTCGGAGCGTGCCAACCCTGCCGGGTCGATCAAGGATCGCATTGCGCTGGCGATGGTCGAGGCCGCGGAGGCCGACGGCTCGTTGAAGCCCGGCGGCACCATCGTCGAGCCGACCAGCGGCAACACCGGCATCGGTCTGGCGATGGTGGCGGCAGTCAAGGGCTACAAGCTCGTGCTGGTCATGCCCGAATCGATGTCGCTCGAGCGCCGCCGCCTGATGCTGGCCTATGGCGCCAGCTTTGCCCTGACCCCGCGCGAGAAGGGCATGAAGGGTGCCATCGAGCGCGCCGCCGAGATCGTCGCCGCGACGCCGGGCGCCTGGACGCCGGGACAGTTCGAGAACCCCGCCAACATCGACGTCCACGTCCGCACCACGGCGCAGGAAATCCTTGCCGACTTTGCCGACAGCCCGCCGCACGCGCTTATCACCGGCGTCGGCACTGGCGGCCACATCACCGGCGTCGCGCAGGCGCTGAAGCCCCACTTCCCCGAAATGAAGGTGTTCGCAGTCGAGCCGACGCTGTCGCCGGTGATCTCGGGCGGCCAGCCCGGGCCGCACGCCATCCAGGGCATCGGCGCGGGCTTCATCCCCGCCAATTTGCACACGCAGTTGCTCGACGGCGTCATCCAGGTCGACCCCGCGGACGCCAAGAAGATGGCGCTGCGGGCCGCGGCCGAGGAAGGCATGCTGGTCGGCATCTCGAGCGGCGCGACCCTGCAGGCCATCGCCCAGAAGCTGCCCGAGCTGCCCGCCGGGGCGCGCGTGCTCGGCTTCAACTACGATACCGGCGAGCGCTATTTGTCGGTCCCGGACTTCCTGCCGACGGAGTAA
- a CDS encoding MFS transporter, producing the protein MASVPTSPAPAAPTSPFAIPNFRAFWLARFASTIGGMMLVIVIGWQVYAIARETMVPKDAAFLLGMIGLAQFLPLFLLTLVVGYVADRVDRRYLARGAIALETLCAGALGFMSLTGTVTLPALFTVAVLLGVGRAFAGPSLQALAPNLVPRAMLPTAIAWNSIGWQTGAVLGPPLGAFLFAASSAAPYLVAAVLFAGSFVALMLIGPVPRPPRSELSPWAQTVEGLGYVRRNKIVLGAISLDLFAVLLGGATAMLPVFARDVLHVGVEGLGPLRAAPAAGAALTALFLTRKPLSRNVGVIMFACVGVFGLATIVFGLSVNLYLSLGALFVLGAADMMSVYVRSSLIQLHTPDHMRGRVSAVSMLFISASNELGEFESGLTAAWLGPVEAVVLGGIGAVLVTVIWAWGFPQLRKADRFVAPPDSNPAAKAAIADEQCEAGATR; encoded by the coding sequence ATGGCCTCCGTCCCAACCTCCCCTGCCCCCGCCGCCCCGACCTCCCCCTTCGCGATCCCGAACTTCCGCGCCTTCTGGCTGGCGCGGTTCGCGTCGACCATCGGCGGCATGATGCTGGTCATCGTCATCGGCTGGCAGGTCTATGCGATCGCGCGCGAGACGATGGTGCCGAAGGACGCGGCGTTCCTGCTCGGGATGATCGGGCTGGCGCAGTTCCTGCCGCTGTTCCTGCTGACGCTCGTCGTCGGCTACGTCGCCGACCGGGTCGATCGGCGTTACCTGGCGCGCGGTGCGATCGCGCTCGAGACGCTGTGCGCCGGCGCGCTCGGGTTCATGTCGCTGACCGGTACCGTCACCCTGCCGGCGCTGTTCACCGTCGCGGTGCTCCTCGGCGTCGGCCGCGCGTTCGCGGGCCCGTCGCTCCAGGCACTCGCCCCGAACCTGGTGCCGCGCGCGATGCTGCCGACCGCGATCGCGTGGAACTCGATCGGCTGGCAGACCGGAGCGGTGCTTGGGCCGCCCCTCGGCGCGTTCCTGTTCGCCGCCAGCAGCGCGGCACCCTATCTCGTCGCGGCGGTGCTGTTCGCGGGATCGTTCGTCGCGCTGATGCTGATCGGACCGGTGCCGCGCCCGCCGCGCTCCGAATTGTCACCCTGGGCGCAGACCGTCGAGGGCCTCGGCTACGTTCGGCGCAACAAGATCGTTCTCGGCGCGATCAGCCTCGACCTGTTCGCGGTGCTGCTCGGCGGCGCCACCGCGATGCTGCCGGTGTTCGCGCGCGACGTGCTGCACGTTGGCGTCGAGGGCCTCGGCCCGCTCCGCGCCGCGCCCGCCGCCGGGGCCGCGCTGACCGCGCTGTTCCTGACCCGCAAGCCATTGAGCCGCAACGTCGGCGTCATCATGTTCGCCTGCGTCGGGGTGTTCGGCCTTGCTACCATCGTCTTCGGCCTGTCGGTGAACCTTTATCTGTCGCTCGGCGCACTGTTCGTGCTGGGGGCCGCCGACATGATGTCGGTCTACGTACGCTCGTCGCTGATCCAGCTCCACACTCCCGACCATATGCGCGGCCGGGTGTCGGCGGTGTCGATGCTGTTCATCTCCGCTTCGAACGAGCTGGGCGAGTTCGAAAGTGGCCTGACCGCAGCATGGCTCGGCCCGGTCGAGGCGGTCGTGCTCGGCGGCATCGGTGCGGTGCTGGTCACCGTCATCTGGGCGTGGGGTTTTCCGCAGCTCCGCAAGGCCGACCGCTTCGTGGCCCCGCCCGACTCGAATCCTGCCGCCAAAGCCGCTATTGCCGACGAACAATGTGAAGCCGGAGCGACACGATGA
- a CDS encoding PEPxxWA-CTERM sorting domain-containing protein, whose product MLANSAGGNGYVGLGPSPYQVTLYGSNNGVARNIVTFTNLATTPRLFVVNYRYHTDDTGGAAFDRAGVFINDILYEFSPVESDPGFTSYGSFTYAIAAGDSYGLYINSTDGGNGGATLSLGGVPEPTTWALLIAGFGMVGVTMRRRNAALAA is encoded by the coding sequence GTGCTGGCGAATTCGGCAGGCGGCAACGGCTATGTCGGCCTCGGGCCGTCACCGTACCAGGTCACGCTTTATGGCTCGAACAATGGTGTCGCTCGCAACATCGTGACGTTCACCAATCTGGCGACCACGCCGCGTCTTTTCGTCGTCAACTATCGCTACCACACCGACGACACCGGCGGTGCCGCGTTCGACCGGGCCGGCGTCTTCATCAACGACATATTGTACGAATTCTCACCGGTCGAGTCCGACCCGGGCTTCACGTCCTACGGCAGCTTTACCTATGCGATTGCCGCTGGTGACAGCTACGGACTTTACATCAACAGCACGGACGGCGGTAACGGCGGTGCAACGCTGTCGCTCGGTGGCGTTCCGGAGCCCACCACCTGGGCCCTGCTGATCGCGGGCTTCGGCATGGTCGGCGTCACGATGCGCCGCCGGAACGCCGCGCTCGCGGCCTGA
- a CDS encoding UvrD-helicase domain-containing protein → MTAEPAYLDGLNAPQRDAVLTTEGPVLILAGAGTGKTRALTSRLAHIIFTRLAWPSEVLAVTFTNKAAREMRHRMGALLGDVVEGMPFLGTFHAIAAKMLRRQAALVGLNSNFTILDTDDQLRLLKQVLSEAGVEEKRWPAKGLAGLIDRWKNRGWRPDQLPPTEGRDYADGKAPALYARYQERLIQLNACDFGDLLLHMLTIFQQHPDVLAEYQRRFKYILVDEYQDTNVSQYLWLRLLAQERKNIACVGDDDQSIYSWRGAEVANILRFEQDFPGAKVIRLEQNYRSTPHILAAAGGLIDKNSGRLGKTLWTERNFGDPVKVVGVWDGPEEARLVGEGAERLQRQGASLNDMAILVRAQFQTREFEDRFIAIGLPYKIVGGFRFYERAEIRDALAYFRVVVSPNDGLAFERIVNLPKRGLGDKAMASLHALARARDVPLSTAAAMLIETDELTAAARRALANFVADLTRWRGQVDTLPHPELARIIIEESGMVGMYQAQRTVEADGRLENLTELTRAMEEYESLSSFLEHVSLVMDNDQSDEAEYLTIMTLHAAKGLEFDHVNLVGWEEGVFPSQRALDEGGNASLEEERRLAYVGITRAKRQATIYHAANRRIYGQWTSSIPSRFVSELPADNVEVTSTMSGGPSLWRAALGGGDPFADVERGTGRGPGWQRASYLNARGSGVSGIPGRGGPVIEARASAVSVGMKGRPDVAIGARVFHSKFGYGAVTAIEGNKLEIDFEKAGQKRVLDSFIEVV, encoded by the coding sequence ATGACCGCCGAACCCGCGTACCTCGACGGATTGAACGCCCCCCAGCGCGATGCCGTGCTGACCACCGAGGGTCCAGTGCTGATCCTCGCGGGCGCCGGCACCGGCAAGACCCGCGCGCTGACCAGCCGCCTCGCGCACATCATCTTCACCCGGCTGGCGTGGCCGTCGGAGGTGCTGGCGGTCACGTTCACCAACAAGGCAGCGCGCGAGATGCGGCACCGAATGGGCGCGCTGCTCGGCGATGTCGTCGAGGGCATGCCGTTCCTCGGAACCTTCCACGCGATTGCGGCGAAGATGCTGCGGCGGCAGGCGGCGCTGGTCGGGCTCAACAGCAATTTCACCATCCTCGACACCGACGACCAGTTGCGGCTGCTGAAGCAGGTGCTCAGCGAGGCCGGGGTCGAGGAAAAGCGCTGGCCGGCCAAAGGTTTGGCGGGGCTGATCGATCGCTGGAAGAACCGCGGCTGGCGGCCTGATCAGCTGCCGCCGACCGAAGGCCGCGACTACGCCGACGGCAAGGCCCCGGCGCTGTACGCGCGCTACCAGGAGCGGCTGATCCAGCTCAACGCCTGCGATTTCGGCGACCTGCTGCTGCACATGCTGACGATCTTCCAGCAGCACCCCGACGTGCTCGCCGAGTACCAGCGGCGCTTCAAGTACATCCTCGTCGACGAGTACCAGGACACCAACGTCAGCCAGTATTTATGGCTGCGGCTGCTGGCGCAGGAGCGCAAGAACATCGCCTGCGTCGGTGACGACGACCAGTCGATCTACTCGTGGCGCGGCGCCGAGGTCGCCAACATCCTGCGCTTCGAGCAGGATTTCCCGGGTGCCAAGGTCATCCGCCTCGAGCAGAACTACCGCTCCACCCCGCACATCCTGGCGGCTGCGGGCGGCCTGATCGACAAGAACTCCGGCCGCCTCGGCAAGACGCTCTGGACCGAGCGCAACTTCGGTGACCCGGTAAAGGTCGTCGGCGTCTGGGACGGCCCCGAGGAAGCCCGCCTCGTCGGCGAGGGCGCGGAACGCCTGCAGCGGCAGGGCGCCAGCCTCAACGACATGGCGATCCTGGTCCGCGCCCAGTTCCAGACCCGCGAGTTCGAGGACCGCTTCATCGCGATCGGCCTGCCGTACAAGATCGTCGGCGGCTTCCGCTTCTACGAGCGCGCCGAAATCCGCGACGCGCTGGCGTATTTCCGCGTCGTCGTCTCGCCGAATGACGGGCTGGCCTTCGAGCGCATCGTCAACCTGCCCAAGCGCGGCCTCGGCGACAAGGCGATGGCGAGCCTGCACGCGCTCGCCCGTGCGCGGGACGTGCCGCTGTCGACTGCGGCCGCGATGCTGATCGAGACCGACGAGCTGACCGCCGCCGCCCGCCGTGCGCTTGCCAACTTCGTCGCCGATCTGACACGGTGGCGGGGCCAGGTCGACACCCTGCCCCACCCCGAGCTGGCGCGCATCATCATCGAGGAGTCGGGCATGGTCGGCATGTACCAGGCCCAGCGCACCGTCGAGGCCGATGGCCGACTGGAGAACCTCACCGAGCTGACGCGCGCGATGGAGGAGTATGAATCGCTCAGCAGCTTCCTCGAGCATGTCAGCCTGGTCATGGACAACGACCAGTCCGACGAGGCCGAATACCTGACCATCATGACACTCCACGCCGCCAAGGGGCTGGAGTTCGACCACGTCAACCTCGTCGGCTGGGAGGAAGGCGTATTCCCTTCGCAGCGCGCGCTCGACGAAGGCGGCAACGCCAGCCTTGAGGAAGAGCGCCGCCTTGCGTACGTCGGGATCACCCGCGCCAAGCGGCAGGCGACGATCTATCACGCCGCCAACCGGCGCATCTACGGCCAGTGGACAAGCTCGATCCCTTCGCGCTTCGTCAGCGAATTGCCAGCGGACAACGTCGAGGTGACCAGCACGATGAGCGGCGGACCGTCATTGTGGCGCGCCGCGCTCGGCGGCGGCGACCCGTTCGCAGATGTCGAGCGGGGCACCGGCCGCGGCCCGGGCTGGCAGCGCGCCTCGTACCTCAACGCCAGGGGCAGCGGTGTCTCGGGCATCCCCGGACGGGGTGGCCCGGTCATCGAGGCTCGCGCCAGCGCGGTTTCAGTCGGCATGAAGGGCCGGCCCGACGTGGCGATCGGCGCGCGGGTCTTCCACTCGAAATTCGGCTACGGCGCGGTGACCGCGATCGAGGGCAACAAGCTCGAGATCGACTTCGAAAAGGCCGGCCAGAAGCGCGTGCTGGACAGCTTCATCGAAGTGGTCTGA
- a CDS encoding PEPxxWA-CTERM sorting domain-containing protein, translated as MLKILAVTAAAVVSVSSASAAVYSFDLSGSRNASFQLDTADATSSFFQTNFANVTGTFDGTTQTASLINFSATSFIADLNIVWTTLGFTQFSGPALYTGTNDNPMFTPGTYQLTSIVSGSSTLTIAAVSDGGAGSTVPEPASWALMIVGFGLTGVTLRRRIGTTATAAV; from the coding sequence ATGCTCAAGATTCTCGCTGTTACAGCTGCCGCGGTCGTTTCCGTCTCCTCGGCGAGCGCCGCGGTCTACAGCTTCGATCTCAGCGGATCGCGCAATGCCAGCTTCCAGCTCGACACCGCGGACGCCACGTCGAGCTTTTTCCAGACCAACTTCGCCAATGTTACCGGGACCTTCGACGGCACGACGCAGACCGCCTCGCTGATCAATTTCAGCGCAACATCGTTCATCGCCGACCTCAACATCGTCTGGACGACGCTCGGCTTCACCCAGTTTTCAGGGCCCGCTCTCTACACCGGCACCAACGACAACCCGATGTTCACGCCCGGTACCTACCAATTGACCAGCATCGTCTCGGGCAGCAGCACGTTGACCATCGCTGCGGTGTCGGATGGCGGCGCTGGCTCGACGGTACCCGAGCCCGCCAGCTGGGCGCTGATGATCGTCGGCTTCGGGCTCACCGGCGTCACCCTCCGCCGTCGCATCGGCACGACGGCGACCGCCGCGGTCTGA